The Mercurialis annua linkage group LG8, ddMerAnnu1.2, whole genome shotgun sequence genome window below encodes:
- the LOC126659627 gene encoding ras-related protein RABC2a-like, with protein MKGYHSNGNGNNSYDYSFKILLIGDSGVGKSSILLSFISNSVHHLSPTIGVDFKIKMLNVGGKRLKLTIWDTAGQERFGTLISSYYRGAHGIILVYDVTRRETFTNLVDIWAKEVELYSTNQECIKVLVGNKVDKDSERAVSKEEGMALAAKHNCSFLECSAKTRANVQQCFKDLTLKILEVPSLLENGSVVVKQQILKDKQIYKEPRPGGCCS; from the exons ATGAAGGGTTATCATTCTAATGGTAATGGTAATAATAGTTATGATTATTCTTTCAAGATTTTGTTGATTGGAGACTCTGGTGTTGGTAAAAGTAGTATTCTTCTCAGTTTTATCTCCAATTCTGTTCATCATCTCTCCCCTACTATTG GTGTGGATTTCAAGATCAAGATGCTCAACGTGGGCGGGAAACGATTGAAGCTCACTATTTGGGATACTG CTGGGCAGGAAAGATTTGGAACATTAATCAGCTCTTACTACAGAGGGGCACATGGAATTATCCTTG TTTATGACGTGACTCGTCGAGAAACGTTCACAAATTTGGTGGACATATGGGCGAAGGAAGTGGAGCTTTACTCTACTAATCAAGAATGCATCAAAGTTCTAGTTGGAAATAAAGTTGATAAG GATAGTGAAAGGGCTGTGAGTAAAGAAGAAGGAATGGCTCTGGCGGCGAAACACAATTGCTCATTTCTTGAATGTAGTGCTAAAACCAGAGCAAATGTGCAACAGTGTTTTAAAGATCTGACGTTAAAG ATTCTGGAGGTACCTAGTTTATTGGAAAACGGATCGGTAGTAGTCAAACagcaaattttaaaagataaacaaatataCAAGGAACCTCGTCCCGGTGGTTGCTGCTCCTGA
- the LOC126661932 gene encoding monocopper oxidase-like protein SKS1, translating into MILCSSQSTIMLNSLQRNSANFGLYEICVIELVHRRMEKTMTVQESVDKNNATAGIDYSHYIFSAAMAFIASHGRLTMLASLLIALVAGVSGADIYLEWNVALDSTIKPVSVDQPVITINGMFPGPLINATTNDLVHVNIFNNLDEPLLFTWNGIQQRLNSWQDGVSGTNCPIQPGTNWTYVFQTKDQIGSYFYFPSTNFQKAGGGYGPIRVNNRNVIAIPFPSPEAEFDLLIGDWYYDSYKNIRNMMNTPNMAYVQIPDTILFNGKGPYGYQQSKFHESFNVTKGKTYRFRILNVGNAFSLNFRIQNHKMVLIETEGSYTDQITLDSLDVHVGQSYSVLVTMDQNEADYYLVASPLMLNTTGITSLVGSGILHYHNSLSQVSGPLPVGPDPFDLNFSINQAKSIRWNMTTGAARPNPQGTFNVTNVTLSQTFILEASTVEINGLPRYVVNNVSYYTVNTPLKLADYFVNGTNVYQLDWFPVHSVNSEATYGVSVVSGIHKGWIELVFQNSLDVIDSWHLDGFGFYVLGFGNGTWGPEARSSYNLFDPVVRSTVQVYPKGWTSVYAFLDNPGMWNLRSQKTKNWYLGQELYIRVHNDDPNPAKERPPPPNLLLCG; encoded by the exons ATGATACTATGCTCTTCCCAAAGCACGATTATG TTGAATAGTCTTCAG AGAAATTCTGCAAATTTCGGGTTGTATGAGATTTGCGTAATAGAG CTTGTGCATAGGAGGATGGAGAAAACAATGACAGTACAAGAATCAGTTGACAAAAACAATGCTACTGCAGGAATTG ATTATTCCCATTACATTTTCTCCGCAGCGATGGCCTTTATTGCCTCCCATGGAAGGCTAACGATGCTGGCATCACTTCTGATAGCTCTCGTGGCAGGAGTTAGCGGCGCCGACATATATCTAGAATGGAATGTCGCACTTGACAGTACAATAAAACCTGTTTCGGTCGACCAGCCT GTGATCACCATCAATGGAATGTTCCCTGGACCTCTCATAAATGCCACCACCAATGATTTGGTTCATGTCAATATTTTCAACAATTTGGATGAGCCATTGCTCTTTACTTG GAATGGGATACAGCAAAGGCTAAATTCATGGCAAGATGGAGTTTCAGGGACTAACTGTCCAATACAACCTGGTACAAATTGGACTTACGTATTTCAGACCAAGGACCAAATTGGAAGTTATTTCTATTTTCCTTCTACAAACTTTCAGAAAGCTGGTGGAGGATATGGACCAATCAGAGTTAACAATCGCAATGTTATTGCTATTCCCTTTCCCAGCCCTGAAGCTGAATTTGATCTTCTTATTGGTGATTGGTATTATGATAGTTACAAG AACATCAGGAACATGATGAACACACCAAATATGGCATATGTACAAATTCCTGATACCATTCTATTCAATGGAAAGGGCCCTTATGGCTATCAACAATCTAAGTTTCATGAGTCATTCAATGTCACAAAAG GAAAGACTTACAGGTTCAGGATATTGAATGTCGGAAACGCATTCAGTTTAAACTTCAGGATTCAAAACCATAAGATGGTTTTGATCGAAACAGAAGGGTCTTACACCGATCAAATAACATTGGATTCTCTGGATGTTCATGTGGGTCAATCCTATTCAGTTCTGGTGACAATGGATCAGAATGAAGCTGATTATTACTTGGTAGCATCCCCTTTAATGCTCAACACTACTGGAATTACAAGCCTTGTGGGTTCAGGAATTCTACATTATCATAATTCTCTTTCACAAGTTAGTGGCCCTCTACCTGTAGGGCCAGACCCCTTTGACCTTAATTTCTCCATCAATCAAGCTAAATCTATCAG GTGGAATATGACAACAGGAGCAGCAAGGCCTAATCCACAAGGAACCTTCAATGTAACAAATGTTACATTATCACAAACTTTCATCTTAGAAGCCTCTACAGTAGAAATCAATGGCTTACCGCGCTATGTCGTCAACAATGTCTCATATTACACTGTCAATACCCCTTTGAAGCTTGCAGATTACTTCGTAAACGGCACAAATGTTTACCAATTAGATTGGTTCCCTGTTCATTCTGTCAATTCTGAAGCTACATATGGAGTTTCTGTTGTTTCTGGAATTCACAAAGGCTGGATTGAACTTGTTTTTCAAAACAGTTTGGATGTCATTGATTCTTGGCATTTAGACGGTTTCGGATTCTATGTTTTAGG GTTTGGCAACGGAACTTGGGGACCAGAAGCACGAAGCAGCTACAATCTTTTCGATCCTGTGGTTCGATCGACGGTGCAAGTGTACCCGAAAGGATGGACATCAGTTTATGCATTTCTTGACAATCCAGGAATGTGGAACCTGAGATCACAGAAAACAAAGAATTGGTACTTAGGCCAAGAATTGTACATCCGAGTTCATAATGATGATCCCAATCCTGCCAAAGAACGTCCTCCTCCTCCTAATCTACTTCTATGCGGTTAG
- the LOC126659960 gene encoding monocopper oxidase-like protein SKU5, which yields LEKMLISSAFFILLIATAANGAEIFYNWRVALDTTINPVLSVQPVITINGMFPGPLINGSTNDNIHVNVFNNMDEPLLFTWNGIQQRLNSWQDGVSGTNCPIMPYQNWTYVFQLKDQIGSFFYFPSLHFQKAAGGFGPIRINNRIVINVPFAKPESEFDLLIGDWYDQSYKEIRYMMKMNSTYNIHPAKLLMNGKGSYLDPSVKFYESFTVTQGKTYRFRISNVGNVWSYNFRIKDHKMLLVESEGSYTSQITLDSLDVHIGQSYSVLVTADQNAADYYIVATPKLVNSTQIDNFAAVGVLHYDNSSVNAAGPLPDGPDPFDLQFSLNQARSIRWNLTTGAARPNPQGTFNVTNVTISQTFMLQATQSDISGQQFHTINDVSYVTPETPLKLADYKSDSSDVFQLDEYSTNSSNGSPKLGVFVASGTHKGWIEIVLKNSLQVMDSWHLDGFSFYVVGFGDGEWCPNSRTTYNLYDPVVRSTVQVYPKGWTTVYAYLDNPGMWNLRSQNLKNWYLGQQLYLRVYDADPNPAKERPPPNNLLLCGKYHNLAPPPPPAAVPVPVPFAPPPRSASQATSKQIAWVQNMGFFIFALLFIGI from the exons TTGGAGAAAATGTTAATCTCTAGTGCATTTTTCATTCTGTTAATTGCTACGGCAGCTAATGGAGCTGAAATTTTCTATAATTGGAGAGTGGCACTTGATACAACTATTAATCCTGTATTATCAGTACAACCG GTTATTACCATTAATGGGATGTTTCCCGGACCTCTGATTAACGGTAGCACAAATGATAATATTCATGTTAATGTGTTTAATAATATGGATGAGCCTCTTCTATTTACAtg GAATGGGATCCAACAAAGGCTAAACTCATGGCAAGATGGAGTTTCAGGAACAAACTGTCCAATAATGCCTTACCAAAACTGGACTTATGTGTTTCAGCTAAAGGACCAAATTGGCAGTTTCTTTTACTTCCCTTCTCTCCATTTCCAGAAAGCTGCAGGAGGGTTCGGTCCGATTCGAATTAATAATCGTATCGTCATCAATGTCCCCTTCGCTAAACCGGAATCGGAGTTTGATCTCCTTATTGGTGATTGGTATGATCAAAGTTACAAG GAAATTAGGTATATGATGAAGATGAACTCTACCTATAACATTCATCCTGCTAAGCTGCTAATGAATGGCAAAGGCTCATATTTGGATCCTTCTGTCAAATTCTATGAATCATTCACTGTTACACAAG GGAAGACATACAGGTTTAGAATATCCAATGTAGGAAATGTATGGAGTTAcaatttcagaataaaagatcATAAAATGTTATTGGTTGAAAGTGAAGGATCATACACAAGTCAGATCACATTGGACTCTCTAGATGTGCATATTGGCCAATCTTATTCTGTTCTCGTCACAGCAGATCAAAATGCAGCAGATTATTATATTGTAGCAACTCCTAAATTGGTTAATTCAACTCAAATTGACAATTTTGCTGCTGTTGGGGTTCTTCATTATGATAATTCTTCTGTAAATGCTGCTGGGCCTCTCCCTGATGGGCCTGATCCATTTGATCTTCAATTCTCCCTTAATCAGGCCCGGTCCATCAG GTGGAACTTAACAACCGGAGCTGCTAGGCCTAATCCACAAGGAACTTTCAATGTTACAAATGTGACAATATCACAAACATTTATGCTACAAGCAACTCAATCTGATATTAGTGGCCAACAATTTCATACAATCAACGATGTCTCTTATGTTACACCAGAAACTCCATTGAAGTTGGCTGATTATAAGTCGGATTCGTCCGATGTTTTTCAACTCGACGAGTACTCGACTAATTCTTCAAATGGTAGCCCTAAGCTTGGTGTTTTTGTTGCGAGTGGAACTCATAAAGGGTGGATTGAAATTGTGCTGAAGAATAGTTTGCAAGTTATGGATTCTTGGCATTTGGATGGGTTCAGCTTTTACGTCGTTGG TTTCGGCGACGGAGAGTGGTGTCCGAATTCACGTACTACTTACAATCTTTACGATCCTGTGGTGCGATCGACAGTTCAG gTATATCCAAAAGGATGGACTACTGTTTATGCATATCTTGACAATCCTGGAATGTGGAATTTAAGGTcacaaaatttgaaaaattggtATTTAGGGCAACAACTTTACTTGAGAGTTTATGATGCTGACCCTAATCCTGCTAAAGAGAGACCTCCTCCAAATAATCTTCTTCTTTGTG gAAAATACCATAATTTAGCCCCTCCCCCTCCACCTGCTGCTGTACCTGTACCTGTACCTTTTGCCCCTCCACCTCGTTCTGCTTCTCAAGCAACATCTAAACAAATAGCATG GGTTCAAAACATGGGTTTCTTCATTTTTGCACTACTCTTCATCGGCATCTGA